attGCGTCATTCTTTTTCAAGGCCCAACTGTTtaattgtagtagtattttttacttACAACAATAGTTGAATGAAACCATATAACGATTTTTTACAAGAAGAGGAACCTTTAAAACATGGAAATGGGTAAGAATATAAAAAGGAATGtgaagagaaagaataaagataTCCCATTAAGcagacaaaataattaaacaaacagaaattttttgttgtgttttagGTAGCctttaattaaaagaatacTGGTCACAGTGTTTCTTGGATTTTGTCTGGAAACTGTTGGAATCTATGTCCGGTCAATgaactttgaccaattataatttcaacgagacatttaattttgtaaaattaaatgatatagcgtcgatctacgttcggagtagatgaccgtggtatatttattttctcaaatccgattcccggtgagtgagaaataattgattaaagttgtgcaaaattgcaaacttaatgagctatgagagaagcttagggaataattaagagagttaattatcccacattgaaagttacaaccttattaaactagtatttaataagaaggattattacatgtaataattatagtggactaagatgggctgtaagagcccacacgcgcgcaCGCACGAGCCGCGTGCCGCGAGCCCGCGCACGTGCACGTGTccttggatcttggcaattggtgCTTAGGTCTAGTTGTGGGATTGGCCCACGGTTAGTGggtctatttctttttagacCGCCAaacgtggctgacacgtgaCAGTCCACATCATGAacgaatctagaagcttctagattcaGACTCTCAGCTCTGTAACGCCTAGTAACCGACGACCGTTAGGactcgtttgataaaaaagatgggatatgagaagatatgtaaaacaagataagaaatacgggcttcatgtcaagatatgcaaagatatgattttattccgttgttgtttgataaaaaagaaattatctaaatttgtattgtatattaaataacatagcataacttgacaaattggtgagatacataaacaaggttaatgttataattttggtaagattagATAGGGCCCTGGTCTTATATTGggctttgagttaagcttaactatgatatcaaacaattagaaatgtccatatataattctctatcttggtattactaacttatcaaacatgcCCTTACGGTCTAGCATTGATGACAGCCATCAAGGCTGTGTTGACCCCTGCAGTGGActgagcctataaataggctagccattccaTGCATTCTACACACATCATACACTAGAAAGCATTCTGCATCATAAGCTCTATCCCTCTCTGCATTGTTTTTCTGTCGAaagctctgccctctcctccatccaatTCGCCGGAGCTCTGTTGATAGTGGTGCTGCTTCACCAGAGacgtagccgttttatctttggggacgaaacgccaatccgaagagcactaccggggcgtatctcgtcttgcggaaagaggcctcctcgactcggctacTTCCTGTTCTACAGTTTACAGTTTCGATttccatttataatttttgtttcagttctttttctttattcctTCTTGGATTGTATTACGCCCGGTTATCTCTTGTAATTTCCATTAAATCTCCAACAGAAACAACTGTAAAAGATTTCTGCCtaacaactatatatatatatatataatggagtagtaattataGCTAGCCAAACAACAACTCtattattcattcatttcaagTTTTAATCTGTTGAAGTTCTACACGTGTTTTgttgaaatgacaaaaattaTAGCTAGCCAAACAACAACTCtattattcattcatttcaagTTTTAATCTGTTGAAGTTCTACACGTGTTTTGttgaaatgacaaaatcaaCATAGCAAGGTCCCAGTTTGAGGATTCAGAGTCCAAAACTCTACCGTAATACgacctttaaatttatattcattagAAAAATTACCATAGATCCAACCTAAACTATAAAGttgcttaattaatttagaaagGTGAATTAAATGTGCACAAGGACGACCTAGTATAGTATCATTAATAGATTgaaataatcattaatttcCAAGATCACTAAGTCTAGCGGCttattaaaacataatttaatgataaatcaatcaacaaattaaaagagaagACTAtaggtttgaattttgaaagggacggtacattatttactccaaTCAATTTCCTACATATATAGAGTTATCAAAGTCTTGATTTTAAGAAGGAACCCTAAAAGTCTAATCTATAGGGTTATAAACCTAGCTAGTTGTCAtaaccattttatttttggctgACAACAAATTAGGCCAAAATCATTTATACCTAATCTTGTCattccttctttttttccttttggatTGCAATTACAATTGAATTGTGTAGGGAAAGTGACATTAAAATTAGAACTCCATctgtcaaattatatttcattgagtaatattttatgtttccactccaaatataactatataagtgTGTTAAATGTCCATTATTTATGTGTCTAAAATTGTTAAAAGTATATTGGTAGAGGTGATGCAAATTGTTGTGCAAAACTTTCATTACCAAACTACCtcaacaaaatttagaaaatctAACTTTTACGTATATAATTTTTGCCAGCTCGAATGTAACATGGTTTCATTTTGTAGCcactcattttctttattcttaCACCATAATTTATAAACTGTTGAAGTGAGTGATTTTGCCCAAATGTAATAGTTTGCACAGAATTCTATGGTTTCATTCTGAATGAGAACTAAATTAATGTGTATATAAAAACTAGATAAACATATTGATGTTATAAATCCGAACTGACAGGGATAgaaagattaattaaatatgccgacataataaaatactactccatatgaaCACTGCCTGCATTATTAATTCATGCAACAAAATAATGCTTTCGAAGTGAACAAATTCACCCAAGTTATTATTATTCCTGCACTCGTGGAAGATATAAAATGAATCAACCCAAACTATcgtttatcaaatattaacaTGTCATATACAAAGTCggataaatggaaaaaaacgAAATAGTTTATCAGATATACCATATTAATGTGCCATTATAAAATGTTTAGGATACCTACGAGACcatgaaacaattaattaccatatattttcacataaatatgagagagaaacaaaatcTAATTGTTCTACACAATTATTTCTgctaatataaattaatattaggtGCAATGActgaattgaaataaatatgtgtaGATAAGTAAAGTACTTATTCATAaatacatagataaaaaattattgaatgtaCTCTTTgagtaattatatttttatctaccaagaaaaagagaatgaaTTGACAAGGCTCAAGTGTTTGCGACATCTCAAATTTCGATTTCTGGAACTCTCATCCAAAAGTGACAATACTTACATAGAAATCTCAATCAAGAATGTTCAGTCCATCATTACGTATTGTTTCATCAATCCAGAGTTAGCCTTTTTAATTATAGAGAATACTAATCACTTTGAcgttgaaataaaattgaccattttaaattcatgcagcactatttaaaaaaaaatgttaccaTACTTTTTAATGCcgttaaaaaagttaatttgtGTGTCTAATTATATGAATGACGTTTTATAAAATATCCTTATTGTTATTGTTCAAACTAAAATTAGGAGACACAAATAGAAACGTCCTAAAACAATGcaaaagattaagataatttgcCGACAGCTTAAGAACATTTTCTTTAGCATCCAAAATTatggttatttttaaaaaaattcatatgtCAGTAATTGGCATCTCAATTTTTGTGTCCctaaaaatactcccttcattccatgttaatagagtcatttttctatttttggaagtTCCAAcatatttgagtcatttctgtttttggcaaaaagtaatccttactcctattttattctcttttttgtctcttttactttatatatCATTCACTTAACACGTTACTTTTAAACTATATGCCGAAAAAAAGTATCTCAATTAACATGAAAAGGTATTAGGTTTTTCAGTGAACCCAAAGAtcagtagtagtataattaaaaaattcaaaaagggaaatacAGTGCTACTGCTATATACTACCTccatatactacctccgtctctaaaaatttgtctcattttttcatttttgtcctTCCTCcaaaatttattctatttcacttttactatttttggtagtggacctcatattccactaattcattcatactcacattttattataaaattaatatataaaagtagaactcacaatccactaatttTTCCAACTTATTtcccattatatttcttaaaacactaaaattaaactattaaagttaatcaattaattttcccCCATGCATGGTTTTTGTTCATCACCATATTCTATCACAGATAGGGAGAGTCAATAGTCAATAGTGATGATAACtaatttgggggaaaatcGCGGCGGAGCACGGCGCCTCCGCCGCGGTCCCGTCCTCTCTAGCAACCACCATAACCGCCGACTGCACGAGCTCGAGGCAAAGCCTCAATTTATTCGGCTCGACGTGATTCGATCCAGGGGCCGCGCCTTTGAACAGGAAATCAGAAGTTAGGGTTCGGAGCACATCCAGCGGCGTCACGCCGTCGGCGGTGCGGCACGTCGGATCTGCGTGGTGGTCGAGCAGCACCGCCACCATGTCCGGCGACACCATCTCGGCCGCGATTTGGAGCGGCGTCTTCCCCGCGGGCCCTGCGCGCAGATCCACATCGGCGGCGCCGAGCTCGAGCAGCGCTTTCACCACTTCTCGGCTGCAATTCTCCACCGCGTAGTGTAGCGCGAGAGCCTCGTCGAGATTGAGGCCTTCTCCCATCACCATCAGCTTCACGAGCTCCACGTCGGAGGCATCTAGCGCGCGCCGCATCCGCCGGATCTTCTCCTCCTCGAGGAGGAGGATCGGGCGGCGATTGAAGGAGGATCTGAGGCGGAGGTCTTCGATCTCGGCGACGGCGTCGATCGGGAGGTGCTTGGCCAGGATCTCCGGCGGCAGCCCCGATCTCGCGATGAGGTGAGAGCAGGTGCTCCAGAGTTGCTGCATGTCGTGATTTCTGGAAGCGATTAGGACTTTCATCACATCTTCGATTGAAGCTTTCTCCACCATGCTCGTTAATTGCTTctgcaaaattgaaattaggTTTTGTGGTTTTccaattttgggggaaaatcgAATTTGAACGATTGGAATCAACCTGAGTGAGGAAAGCGAGCTGATCGACGCCGAAGGATCGGGCGGCGGCGAGGGTGTCGAGGGCGAGATCGAGGGCGGAGGAGCAGTGTTTGGGAGGTACAACCGAGAGTTGCCCAGTGTACAAGTAGTGAAGCAGGAGAAGGAAAACCTCGTGGCCGACAGAGTTGACGGGTATGAGCTGGCGGGCCGAGTCCGGGCCGCAGAAGAATTTGCGGAAGAAGGGGCTGCGGGCGGCTAAAATGCAGCGGTGCGCGTGGAAGAGGCGGCCGTCGACGCAGAAGGTGACGTCGCTGAAGGGTTGGCCGTTGAGGAGGAGGTTGAGGTagtctagagagagagatgttgTGGATTCGTGAGGGTTCATGTTTGGTTACTGTTTTTCTGCTGTAGATGACAGATGGGGAAATTTGTTGAATAGGAGAGATTTGACTGGTTTCAGATCATgctattttattcattctcATCAGATCATGCATGTTTCTGAATGATGATTCTACTGTTGCTATTTCTAGGAAGGAATTATGTCAAGGGTGCTGCTGTGTGACAAGATATTTCAACACACACGTGGAGAGAAATGATTTTACATTCACTAAactttgtctcatttttttttttttttccgtccGTTTCTCAAAGTTtgtcatattttactttttaacatttttagaagtggattataaaattagtactccctccgtcccggataattcaaGTCACTTTGACcaggcacgagttttaagaattgtaatgaaaagtgggttgaaaaagttagtagaacgtgggtcctacctttatatactccctccgttccattgaagatgactcactttcctttttggtttgtcccaatcaagatgactcattacttaaaatggaaacacctttatctaTACtctattccctctctcttactttactctctcctcttacacacaaaatataactgcataaaatccgtgccgcccaaggaaggggtcatcttccttgggacggagggagtattagttttataataaaatgtggatagaaatgagttagtggaatatgaggtccactaccaaaaatggtaaaagtgaagtgagacaaattatgtggaacggaccgaaatggaaaactgggacgaattatctgggacggaggaagtatataataataggACACACAAGCTACTatctttttcaacttacttttcattacatttcgtaaaactcgtgccgggtcGACAATATTTAGGGGACGAAGGTACTAATATTATTACCTTCgtccacaaaataaaatagactaattttacTATGTTTGTgtctttcaaaattatatgaattctaaatatggaaaattttaaacaaatattaacCATATATATCATTCTAAATGTGGATCCTACCATTTATAAATAGTACCATTATTTTCaccatatttttcttataaatttacgAATTATGCAATAAAATTGACGTGTCTGCTTTTTATGGACAGTGTAGTACGGGAATTGTGAAACGAatgagtagtagtattaaaagagaaatgaaaatgggGAAAATAATTATGTGGTTAGTCCTTGGTCTAATACCTAATTGCTTTGCAATGTGAGTACATGTATATGAATGAAGTTGCTATTTTTTtctgtattttcttttttgggtttAATTAGGTCACATGTAGGAGTATGATTTAGCGATAATTTAGGTCAATGGTCAAGGACaaactttaattaatgaagtacTCCAGGGTAGAAATGGTGAGAATCACTGtagcaatttttttgttattttatatattttctaaaaactTTGCAAAAAAAGGGATTGAAGGGCTTGACCAATTAATTTCtacaaaataaagaagaaatagTATGGGGAGAAACTAAACATTTTGAGGCTTCTCATTCCTATCCAATGTACGTAGTTATGTAGGGAtagttaatttttgtgttacaTACGAAATTACATGCATCTCTAACTTCTAAATGACATTGTcgttcaataaatataatccaaaattcaagTTGTACATTAAGGTACACATATAATTACTGTGTATTCAGTTATAATGTTTACTTCCTATTAAATTCATACCAGAAAATTGGAGAAATTAACGATTTATAACAACCATCATAATGCACTAATGCAATATACATGGCTGATGGCTCTCAATTTTAATAGAGTACATGATATAGAGTACTCATtccatttttaacatttcattcacgtttcatttaaaactaataactaatagaAGTTCCATTTTTCAccataaataaatgataataggaTCTCaacttccactaactcatttcattcacatttcatttaaaactaataagtAAATATTGGTCATTTTATTAGGGAGTACTCCGTATCAAATCCcctgaaaataaatattgtttatttacgTGATGATGATAGAAATGCaccttaaaataaataactttgtcaacataaattaattaatattggaGTCCGTGCATATATGATTTGTGCATATTACTTTTggtaaacaaatgaaattttttttaaagattgtGTAATGATGGACTTAAAATCGAGATCTTTTGGCTTTAGGATTAGGGATGGGAATACGGGTATATGTGGATATCCGACCCGAAAAAACTGGGTACTCAAATCTGAAAATCATCTAAATGTCTATCCAAAACCCGACCCGATATATTTTCGGGTACTCCAATACCCGCCCCAGATATCCATACTTGATGTATCAGATACCCAAATACCCGAATTTTTACATGTGTTAATAAGTAATACTCcactaactaataaaaaaaattaaattttatatattaatataaatatagaaatatttaaattgactaatatctttaagttgcatttattttgtagtataaaactataaaaaatgggtcatttttattttaaagtatgtgattatatttatggggATTGGTTATGTAATACGtaggtaaaataataaaagttatgcatttaattaaatagttgAAGCAACCAATAATAAAagtcaaaagtcaaaataattaactaaaatataaaaaccgCATGAGTTGGTTATGCAATATGTAAAACTTGAGAGTTTGGATAactaaacataatttaaaaattgctttatataataaattggatattcgggTAATATCCAATATCCATTCGGGttacccaatacccgatttatcttaaatttcaataccCAATCCCATACCCAATCcaataaaattggatattgggtatccaatacccggcagatatcgggtcgggtacgggtaaatccaatacccgatatccataTTCCCACCCCTATTTAGGATTACTATTCCCTAGGCCAATTTACGTACACAAAATGTCAAGTGTTACTAGAACCATTAATTTTAGGAAGCGTTCTAAAgtaaatttcttatttatgcACCCAAAAAGTGGAATAGAACagttttcacttttcactCAGTATTCCTTCCGTTCTAAGTAGGATTGTTTGAGTAAGaagttactatatatttagCTAGTAtacgaaattttgaaatatagcGAGTcactaaattatttatcataggCCCACTCTGCTAACTTCCACTGTGGAAAATGAATGGCCAAATTATTTTCAGCCAAAATTGGGACCAGATAAAAAGTGGTTTTCTTATTATGCCATATGTTGGCGTGTACAATAAGATATTATTACCTAGCTCTACGGAGATCAggatatatttattactttaccaaacaatatcataataaaaaagaaataatgccCCTactattcaaaatattacaGTGACAAATAACACTGGCAACTGGATTTCTGACACAAAGgaagtaataatattaaaaaatacaaaatgatCCGTACGGATGTTAcactatattaaaattttcagtatcacttttttataatttagaattaaattaaatatataaattgaaacaaacaATGCTAAATATGGGATGAACGAACGCGGTactcacataattaaaaagatgaaagaatgCTACCCAATGCCAAGCTTAATTCGCAAGAGATTAACTTAGCAAACATCTCGAAGCTTGGTGAAAGGACTagggctggcaatttttgaTCCAACATGAATCcgacgaaattaatgggtttggaTCTTTATTGGGTCGACCCAATAAGAATCTAAAGATTTTGGGTTGGGTTCGGGGTTGAGTTTAGGTTTAGCCTTATTGTGTTGAGTCAATATTGGATTGACCTGATAACGACCCAATCTGCACGACCTGCCAGCCCCACGAAGAACCAAGAAAAGCCAGTGAATCACTGACTTCGAAAGGGTGGGAACCTAATGACCCGATTGAATGCCACCGAGGAACCAGAAGATCCCGCTGACTTCGCACAAATCCAACCCAACAACTCGTTGGATTGCACCGAGGGAACAAAAGATCCACGGTGACCCGCTAAAATGTTGTAGTGGGCAAGATTTGACCTGATTTCTTACATTTTAGAGTTCGATCTCTTCTCAACCTAAAGCTCGATTTTGAGGACCTTAGTCTCATCTTTTGGACAATCTTGAAACACTTCATAAGCTTATACTACTCACATAATTCACCCACTACTCATGCAAGAGTTCGagaatcaaatcaagcaagaaGGATCAAGAATTcaaggaagaagaagacgatAAATTTCTCCATTTTGTTTCATCTTTACCATGCCTTTTCCTTCATTTGTTTTAAGTTATTTGTCTATGGCTAGCTAAACCCATAGAATTCTCGGGAAGCAGTTCCTTGATATAAGAAATGTCAAGTAATGGAAGGAATGTATTCATTATATCTCAACAGGCATAAATTCATCCGTGTCTCTGGTATATCCTTAATGGTGTTGTTCGATAAGTAGGATTAACTCTATTCCTAAATACAACTGCAAGCATAAGATCATACACagattacttcattccataaCACAAAGACAAGGGACGAAGCATTACAAACCAGAGCAGTTACATAACTTCATCGAAATCAAGCAAGTCCAAGGTTAAGCTTTTTAGGGTTCTAAAACACAACAATGTAAGTTTGTGCGTTTGCCCTCATCAGAGTCTTCATCAGCCCCCACAAAATGGAAACAACGATAAACTAAAAGACCATAAAACGAAAAGAATCACAACAATCTTTAACACAATGAAACTATTTAGAACAAATATTCATCCCACATCGGATTTTTATAAACTAGACCACATATTTTAAAGAGGTAGTAAAGCATAGCTATCACGACCTTACTTGAACATGATCTGTTCTATAGGCTCGTACTTCTGTATCCTTGATTTCTAAGGAGACAGGAAACCATGCTTGGACCATGAGCCATGGCTGCCCAGCCTGAGCGTGATTAACAGCTGGACACTGTGCAGTAGATGAACGTTCTTGGATGGACTCCATTTCCATCTGGGATGGCTGGTTAGCTGTCTGACAgacttctcttctttttttaaatcttatttacttaatttttgcTGAGCATCCTGCGAAGCCTCGGATGCAGAATGCAGCGTTCAAGAACCACCGGATAAAGAAACTCGAGTGCCAGTTCGTGTATTCACCCTCATCGGATTCTTCCTCAGCCCCCACAATATGGAAACAACAATAAACTACAAGGccataaaaggaaaagaatcACAACAATATTTGACAGAGTGAAACTATTTAGCACAAAAAATCATTATCCCACGTCGAATTTATAGATAGTAAAccacatatatttaaaataggtAGTAGAGAATAGCTGTCAAGACCTTACTTGAACAGGATCTGTTCTATAGGCTCATACCTCTAGAATTTCTTGATCTTCATGGGAAGAAACAAATGCTATATGTGCTTCAGGTTTGACTCTCTGAGCTTCATGAAAGACAACACCTTGAACGTCTCCAGGATGTATCTCCCTTAAGTCCGCTTCTTTAGCAACCTGATGGAAGCAAAACACGTTATTTAGGATATGTGTTAACTGAAAGGTAGTGCCCAAAGCTAACAAGCTCTGATAAAAAAACAGGTATGAAACTCTTTAATTACAACATTAAAAAAGGTATCATCTGGGTCAGATTGAACTCTAAAGTCACACATTCCATGTTGTACGGTAACCAATCAGAACAAAAGACAGACGGTTAACTGAACAATACATAAGGGGCTACACTTTGCATACTTTTGGTGATTGGTTTCATCATGAACTATACAGGATATAGGAATCACCAATTCCAGTGAAACAATTTGGCTAGACATGTATGGCGCATGAGAGCATATCGGTCAATCATCCAAATGGTATGCCATTTTACTATATAAGCGTTGCATGCcttcactttaatttttatggaaaataaattaaattgctATCATGGTAAACACACCTCCTACCTCTAATCTAATACTCAACACCAGAAAGCAATCTACTACAAAACCATACAAAACAACAATGAATGAAGACACTGAACTTGGACAAGAAAGATACTAAAATAACTAGAATTTTCTAGATTCCCTTCTTTTcttaactaaataaataaataaatacagaTCCTGGTTTCACCAACCATTCTCCTAGTTGTGCTGCAAGTTTCTAAATTTCCTTGTAGTGCAAAAACTAACAGCCAGCTCATAAAATACAAAGTTATTACCGCAACAAATAAGTGAAACTGCATAAAAGTAGATTAATGAAAAGTACTTTGCATCAACACTTCACTGCAAGAAGATAAGAATCATGAAAACCAAAGCTACAATATGATCATCCAGTCATACCTCAATTACCCCACAGCCTTTTGCTATTATCTCGGCAGTGCAAAATGCTCGTTTTAAGTCTGAACTGTACAATCAGTCTACATCTACAAAAGCAGTGCAATCAAGATCTTGCAGAGTCAATCTTCCCATGTATAATTCACTAATGTGGTGATCACACAGAGGAGCACATTTCCTCTCTAGACAGTCATGGATCGCGCCCATTCCACGAACCCAAGATTTCTCATCTAATGGATCCACATCGAGATGGTTCTGCAGTAGATGAATCCTGTAAAACGCCGTGTCTGATCTGCTGCAGAAGTGAGCAGTGCATCGGTGATGAGGCTCATACGAGGCCAACCTGATCAACGCCATTGTCAGAGCGTCGTCTACAGGCTTAGGATCAGAGAGATTTCTATCTCCCATCATTATGATCTCCCTTTCTGAAGGAAAGTACACTTGTTCAGTTCCATCAGCATAGGATACCTTCAAATCCTTGGTGAAATGGCCCATAGCTGCGCGCTTGGTGGCTTCGTGCTTCTCTGCTAAAGTTAGGATGCAAGAGAATCTAAGATGATAGCTTATGATAATCTTAACTTTCTTGAAGTTGTGACAGCAGCAGTAGAAATCCAGCCATCTTCTGCCCACCCCAGCGTACCACTTGATAATGTCGATATCTTCAAGAACCGTGAGCAAACTGAGAGGCCTTGGCCGACCCATTTGGTTTGTAAACCCTACCATCTTGACTGCCTTCTTTAGAAGTTCAATGGGTGCCTCAACTTTGATGCACCGCCTCGTCAAATCCTCAACTGTTCTTCGAGCATAactctcttcctcttcttcctctcgCCTTCTCACTTCTTCCTCCAATTCCCTCTTGGCTTTCACCGGCTTCAAATGCTTGTCCACTTGCAGTTGGAAGTTATCATACGCATCAACAAGCTCATGTGGCAGCTGATCCCTAATCCTCCTCAAGGAGAGGAAGTCCCCGGCTGATAGCATCCGATGCCATTCCCATCTCTCATCCACAGATGTCGAATACTCCTGCACCACTTCATCAGCCCAAGTGCTGAAAATCTGCCTCACTTCATCCTCTATCtggaaatcaaatttgaatcCATTGCTTTGCTTCAACTTCTTAAACACATGGCTCAATAACTTCATCCCCAGCTTCTTCCTAGTCCTCTCTCTTGCATTTTTCAACTCCATTAGCCTGACTTGCTTCTGCCTTAGATGCTTCTTATGCGCCCTAATCGCCTTCTGTGACTTTCTTGGTCGGATGACTGAAGGCGCAACGGCCTGAAGCTCCATCCCCATGAACTCAATCTTTTCAGAAACCGCACTGTGAATAACGGTTACCTGTCTATCCACCTTCAAATCCAACTCCTCATCTAGAAACCTTACAACCCTCTTCTTCAAATCCATCGTCATCATCTTACTACCATTTGTTATTATCAATATCTCATCTAAATACCGGAC
The genomic region above belongs to Salvia hispanica cultivar TCC Black 2014 chromosome 3, UniMelb_Shisp_WGS_1.0, whole genome shotgun sequence and contains:
- the LOC125216072 gene encoding BTB/POZ domain and ankyrin repeat-containing protein NOOT2-like, giving the protein MNPHESTTSLSLDYLNLLLNGQPFSDVTFCVDGRLFHAHRCILAARSPFFRKFFCGPDSARQLIPVNSVGHEVFLLLLHYLYTGQLSVVPPKHCSSALDLALDTLAAARSFGVDQLAFLTQKQLTSMVEKASIEDVMKVLIASRNHDMQQLWSTCSHLIARSGLPPEILAKHLPIDAVAEIEDLRLRSSFNRRPILLLEEEKIRRMRRALDASDVELVKLMVMGEGLNLDEALALHYAVENCSREVVKALLELGAADVDLRAGPAGKTPLQIAAEMVSPDMVAVLLDHHADPTCRTADGVTPLDVLRTLTSDFLFKGAAPGSNHVEPNKLRLCLELVQSAVMVVAREDGTAAEAPCSAAIFPQISYHHY
- the LOC125215921 gene encoding nuclear intron maturase 3, mitochondrial gives rise to the protein MLAKLLRQPRVAAVKRSLFSTLQLPPPPLQNSALKSLVLSHYRHGKFHSLLQNVVASPSLLLTACHNLRNHHASDSPLTLDSLSTHYFSLQDLSSQLSNNSLDVQSCCVSVSPQSREGEALILPNLKLKVVLEAVRIVLEVIYDDRFVTFCYGGRANMGRHTAIRYLKSSVENPSWWFTVKFDDQLFQSRHVDNLCLILGQKIDDCDLLDLIRRLFDCRIVSVNLGGICSGRGLPQECALSSILINVYLNGFDKEIQEIRLKTNEENPRFNENELAGSDSIFHKPLKVFAVRYLDEILIITNGSKMMTMDLKKRVVRFLDEELDLKVDRQVTVIHSAVSEKIEFMGMELQAVAPSVIRPRKSQKAIRAHKKHLRQKQVRLMELKNARERTRKKLGMKLLSHVFKKLKQSNGFKFDFQIEDEVRQIFSTWADEVVQEYSTSVDERWEWHRMLSAGDFLSLRRIRDQLPHELVDAYDNFQLQVDKHLKPVKAKRELEEEVRRREEEEEESYARRTVEDLTRRCIKVEAPIELLKKAVKMVGFTNQMGRPRPLSLLTVLEDIDIIKWYAGVGRRWLDFYCCCHNFKKVKIIISYHLRFSCILTLAEKHEATKRAAMGHFTKDLKVSYADGTEQVYFPSEREIIMMGDRNLSDPKPVDDALTMALIRLASYEPHHRCTAHFCSRSDTAFYRIHLLQNHLDVDPLDEKSWVRGMGAIHDCLERKCAPLCDHHISELYMGRLTLQDLDCTAFVDVD